In Candidatus Poribacteria bacterium, the DNA window TGGAATGAGCCGCGACATGCATCGGTTGCCCTGGCGCGGCGGGTCGCAGCGGATGAACTCGCTCCAACGCCTGCATCGAGGTCTTCTCATCCGAGCAGACGACCCAGACACCCTGGGCAAGCAAGGCTCGTGCATGAGCATACAACTCGAGAACCGGCTTGGCACGTTGAAGGAAATCCGGGGCGGTTGGATGCTGCCACAGATGGTGCCGCCATGGTTTCAGACGCTCGGCTTTGAGCCAACGCCACACGGTTGTGCGGTGGATCGAGTCGATGACCGTATCACGCACCAACCGCTCCACAATCTCCACGCAGTCCCAGCGTCGGAAGGGCCGCCCCACCGTTTCCGCAAGAGAACACGCCAACGCCGTGGCTTGCGCTCGTGTCTCAGGGGGGAAACTTCTGGGTCTTCCCGGCCGGGACCCCTCCCCCACGCTGTGCGTCTCGTGCCACCGCCGACGCCATTTCTTCACCGTCTGCCACGCACACCCGACGCGGCCGGCGACCTGACGGTCGGTCCAGTCGGGATGCGCCTCGCACGCCAACACGATGCGAGACCGAAGCACCTCCCCTTGCGGGCTGTTGCGCCGTGCCACGATGCTACGACGGCGATCACGATACGTCTCTTCAAGGGCAACCACGTAACCTTTCGGTCGTGCCATCCGATGACTCCTCTCTCGTCGTCCTGAGGTATCCATCGCTCACCCACGCAAAAAGGTTACACTCTTGCGCAACCGAGTACTAGCTGGATATCGTTCCCGTTGCCGCCTGCCTGAGGAGTGTCGCGCGTGAACAGTGGACAGTAGTGCGCTCGCGGGATAGGCCGCGATGTCCAGGATCGCGGACATGTGCCGGTGCTCCTCGGCAGCCACATGCGGGATGTTGGCTCGCGCGAGCTGACGAGAGTCCCCTGAATGCGACGCGTTCGCCACAACGCGCCGCGGAAACGGCTTTGACCCGAACCGAGCACTGCATCGCCGACATGCACCGGCACCACCCGCCCTCCGGGTACAGGCGTGTAGGCGTTGATGGGCTGCCCTAGACAACGCGGACTGCCGCATTGCGTGGAGCCAGCACCTCCGTTGCGGTTGGTCGCCATTGCCACCGACATGGGCTATTGGTTTCATGGACGCCGACCTATCCGCAGTGTTGCCGCACGTTTTGTCATCAGATGGCCAGCGAGGCACACCCTCACGTGCTGTATGTGGCTCCTCTCTGGTGTGTATCTCCAGCAGGGCTTTCGCTTTGCACGTTATCGGAAGTGCCGTTCAACCGGACATTGTAGCGTTCATGCGGGTTCTGCGATAGCCTTTTGCGGTGGAACACGTCCATCTGACACGTTTTCGAGTCCGAAGCGAGAGTTCTGTCCAGGAGGCGCAGGGGCGATGTACGCACCATCTTGGGACCTTCCACTGGCACGGTGCACCTTCTTTCTTGCGCCGCACGAACCGCTCGTGTGGTCAGCCTTTGCTGGAGTGATGCTTCGAGGCGCATTCGGAACGATTCTGCGGCGGCACGCGTGCACCACCGGTGTGAGAACATGCGAGGGATGCAGCTACCGGGATCGTTGCGCCTACGGCGTCTTGTTCGACCCAGTCCTCCTGCAGCCGTCGGACGGTACCCGCGGCATGTCTACTCCACCCCGACCATTCGTCTTCTCACTGCGCGCGGATAGTCGTCAGAGAAACAACGTGCGGCAGTTCGATGTTCTGCTCGTCGGGCCCGCTCGTCGTTACTTCGCCGAGTTCCTGCGCACGTTCATTGAGCTGGAGACCTGCGGGCTTGGGCCACGACGCGTACCCTTCCGGCTCAGTCACGTAGATGCTATGCCATCTGACGGTTCTCGAGCTCTCTTGTTCAACCGGGAAGATGGGAAGACCTGCCAGCCCCCGTTTACGTTCGACGCACACGTGGCTATGGCACGTGCGCGTGGACTCCAAGCCATCGCAACGGGACGCTGGCTGGTGCACTTCGTGACGCCGACTCGACTCACGGCAGGTGGCCGTGTCCAGACAGAAGGGATCACGTTCCAGGACGTAGTTCGTCGGGCTCTTCGACGACTGGACAGCCTGCTCTACCTCTACGGCGACGGCGCATCCTCCTTCCGTCCGCATGACTACGTCCAGCTGGCGGAAGGCGTGAGGACGCTCGGTACACGCTTCCGATGGTCGGAGCGGGAGAGGTTCTCGACGCGACAGAGACAGAACGTGCGAGTCGGCGGTGTTCTGGGATCGATGCTCGTTGAAGGGGACCTGACATGCCTGCTGCCAGTGCTCGCGTACGCTGAACAGGTACACATCGGAAAGCACACCGTTATGGGCTTCGGGAGGATCGCATTGGAGGCATGTGCAGACACTACTGACTGGGAGATGACCGATGGACGGTGATACGCAACGGCAGTACCAGACCGTGGTGCTTGGAGCCCTCCTGCACGATGTGGGGAAGTACATCCACCGCGCCCGAGACGCCAGCATCGCCGCCGCAACTTCCGGGACACACCAGCGAGTTGGCGCGCGCTTCGTGTCTGAATACCAGGAGTACTTCGCCCGTTGCGCGGACGTCGACCTCCTCGCAGACATGGTTCAGCACCACCACAGCCCGTCAGACGTGACCGACTCAGCACGCCGCCTGCTGGTGGAACTGGTGCAGCAGGCAGATCACATTGCGTCCACCGATCGAGAACAGCGTACGGGCGAGCGATGGTCATGGCGCACGACGGCGGTGGCTCCGCTTCTTCGCCGCGTTCGGTTCACCGATACCGACGTCCCTGCGGATCTCGAGATGCATGTGCCGGTTTCGTGCCTCGGAGAAACGAACGCCAACGGAACGATGGTGGAGCCGCCGGTTCTGCCGTTGCCAGGCAGATGTACTGAGCAGGGCGATGTCAACGAACACGTCCTGCTCTTTGGTAGAACCTTCGAGACGATCGTCGATACGCTGCCATGGGGAGACTTCCGCACCGTTCTGACGCACCTTCTGGCACTGCTAGGTCGCTTTGCGCACTGTCTGCCGGCAGATACTCAGCTGCCTGTGCCCGACGTATCGCTGTTCGACCATATGCGCGTCACCGCCGCCATTGCCGCCTGTCTGTACCGCTACCACGTGGCAACTGCCACGCTCAACCCGCGTGACATGGGTCGGGCAGACGACCGCGCGCGTTGTCAGCTCGTGGCCGGCGATCTGTCAGGTATCCAGGGCTATCTCTACGGCATCGCGAGCCCGGCAGGAGTTGGCGGCGTGGCAAAGCGGCTGCGCGCTCGGTCGTTCTGGCTGCAGATGCTAGTGGACGCTGCTTCGCAGTGGTTGCTGGATGAACTGAACCTGTCCGGCGTGAACTTACTGG includes these proteins:
- a CDS encoding CRISPR system precrRNA processing endoribonuclease RAMP protein Cas6, whose amino-acid sequence is MMGCPRQRGLPHCVEPAPPLRLVAIATDMGYWFHGRRPIRSVAARFVIRWPARHTLTCCMWLLSGVYLQQGFRFARYRKCRSTGHCSVHAGSAIAFCGGTRPSDTFSSPKREFCPGGAGAMYAPSWDLPLARCTFFLAPHEPLVWSAFAGVMLRGAFGTILRRHACTTGVRTCEGCSYRDRCAYGVLFDPVLLQPSDGTRGMSTPPRPFVFSLRADSRQRNNVRQFDVLLVGPARRYFAEFLRTFIELETCGLGPRRVPFRLSHVDAMPSDGSRALLFNREDGKTCQPPFTFDAHVAMARARGLQAIATGRWLVHFVTPTRLTAGGRVQTEGITFQDVVRRALRRLDSLLYLYGDGASSFRPHDYVQLAEGVRTLGTRFRWSERERFSTRQRQNVRVGGVLGSMLVEGDLTCLLPVLAYAEQVHIGKHTVMGFGRIALEACADTTDWEMTDGR